A segment of the Flavobacteriales bacterium genome:
GGGTTATGCCACTGAGACAAGTAGTCAATCACATGATAAAAAAGCAGGTGCAGGAATCTATTGCCGTAATCTCAATAATGGGCAATCAGTGCTTATAAAAAACTGCACAATAAAAGACAATATCGCAAGAAGTGATGCAGGAATTTGCGGCTATATTAAGGGAGGTACTTTTAATTTGTTCTTGATAAATAATAGAATTACGAACAATTTAGGTAGATGGGCACCTTCATTTGCAATGATGGTGGAAGAAGGACAACTGAATACAATGATGATCAATTGCTTGATTGATAATAATAAAGTTGATAATATTAATACAGAAGACGGTGTAGGGATTCCAGGAGGACGCTTTATCACTTTGCAAGCAAATACTTCTATAAATGCGAAAGTGATTAATTCAACTTTTACAGAAAATAATATTTTAAATACTCCTTCTAGCTCCGAAAATATTTCAGTTTTAGCTATTCAAGAAAAAGGCTCGAGTACAAACAGGGTTTCTTTTCACAACTGTATTATTCATAATAACGATATAGGAACAGCACCAAGAAGTATTGGAAATCATTCGGCAACTTATAAGCCAGATAGCGTATGGGTATTTAATACTTTATCAGAAGATTCAATGGATATCACGAGTGATTATGTACAAGTGAGTAATCCAAAATTTGGAAATCCATTATTTTCGGCAGATTATGAGTTATTAGAAAACTCACCAGCGATTAATGCCGGTGATACAACAGGAATTGCACAATATCTTCCTTCAGTAGATTTAAAAGGAGAAACACGAATTCTAGATGATATTATCGATCTTGGGTGTTTTGAGTTTAAAGAAACTTTTGGAGTTAATGAGTGGGAAATAAATACTTTAGAGCTGTATCCAAACCCAGCAAAAACGCATATCAATATTCGTAACCATGAAATAGAAGGTGGTAGAATTTATATCTATAACCAATTAGGTAAAATGGTTTGTAACCAGCCATTTACCAACAAATTAATTAACCTTAATACATTGAAAAGTGGGCTTTATTTTATTCGAATTAAGTCAAAACAAGGGATGTTTATTAGTAAGTTTGTAAAAGAATAAACCTACTTTTTGATGGGAAGCCAGCGAGTGAAAATTTGCTGGCTTTTTTTGTTTAATTATTTTTCTCTTATTTTGGTAAAATGAATCAAAGAATCAAAGCAATCATCATAGATGATGAAGAACGAGCCAGAAGGGTACTTTCATCAATGCTAGAAGAGTATTGTGCCGACAAAATAGAAGTAATAGGTCAGTGTGCCAATGTTCCACAAGGTGTATTAGAAATTAATAGGAAAAACCCCGATGTGGTATTTCTGGATATAGAAATGCCAGATTATTCTGGTTTTGAATTGCTGGATTTTTTCAAAGAGGTTGATTTTGAGATTATTTTTGTTACGGCTTATAATCAGTATGCTTTACAAGCTTTTGAGGTTTCAGCTGTAGATTATATACTCAAACCAGTGCGAATAGACCAACTAGAGAAAGCGGTAGATAAGCTTTTTAGCAAACAGTCTATTCAAATGAAGGAGCGTTTAGATTTGTTAAAAACGAATTTACAATCGGAAAATAGTAAAATAGCGGTACCTGTTTCAGATGGCTTGATATTGCTAAAAGTGTGTGAAATCTCTCACCTTATCGCCGATGGATCTTATTCTAAAATTTTTCTAAAAGGCGGAGAAGAAATGCTTGTGAGTAAAAAACTCAAATATTTTGAAGAACTCTTAGCAAACCAGCATAATTTTTATCGTATTCATCGCTCTTCAATTATCAAT
Coding sequences within it:
- a CDS encoding T9SS type A sorting domain-containing protein, encoding MKKLIANFLFFITLTSIYQSNADIIYVNKSASGNNNGTSWADAYTDFQKALSVLTISDSVWVAAGTYYPQTTSSGNNAPSDPRTKVFMLHTKQGQIFGGFSGTETEFSQRDIKANKTILSGNIGDLNSETDNVYTVLYIFNSEVVVDGFTIQEGYATETSSQSHDKKAGAGIYCRNLNNGQSVLIKNCTIKDNIARSDAGICGYIKGGTFNLFLINNRITNNLGRWAPSFAMMVEEGQLNTMMINCLIDNNKVDNINTEDGVGIPGGRFITLQANTSINAKVINSTFTENNILNTPSSSENISVLAIQEKGSSTNRVSFHNCIIHNNDIGTAPRSIGNHSATYKPDSVWVFNTLSEDSMDITSDYVQVSNPKFGNPLFSADYELLENSPAINAGDTTGIAQYLPSVDLKGETRILDDIIDLGCFEFKETFGVNEWEINTLELYPNPAKTHINIRNHEIEGGRIYIYNQLGKMVCNQPFTNKLINLNTLKSGLYFIRIKSKQGMFISKFVKE
- a CDS encoding LytTR family DNA-binding domain-containing protein, with amino-acid sequence MNQRIKAIIIDDEERARRVLSSMLEEYCADKIEVIGQCANVPQGVLEINRKNPDVVFLDIEMPDYSGFELLDFFKEVDFEIIFVTAYNQYALQAFEVSAVDYILKPVRIDQLEKAVDKLFSKQSIQMKERLDLLKTNLQSENSKIAVPVSDGLILLKVCEISHLIADGSYSKIFLKGGEEMLVSKKLKYFEELLANQHNFYRIHRSSIINMEFVVKYNRHESEVTLENGIGVKVSRDQKSKFEERIKRFTNG